The following are encoded together in the Diabrotica undecimpunctata isolate CICGRU chromosome 7, icDiaUnde3, whole genome shotgun sequence genome:
- the LOC140446019 gene encoding oligoribonuclease has translation MFKIVQKQLVKYSKTFHSAMVNITPPMLDLEVNRIVWVDMEMTGLNVDQDKIMEIACLVTDADLNIIAEGPDIIIHQPNSILNKMDAWCTKQHKKTGLTAACLNSKTQLEQAESEILNFVKKHVTEKMSPLAGNSVYMDRMFLIKNMPSLHNYLHYRLIDVSTVKELCRRWNSEVYKKAPSKQFTHRALSDIKESIEELKFYKENFFNLD, from the exons ATGTTTAAGATTGTACAAAAACAGTTAGTAAAATATTCAAAGACGTTCCATTCtg CCATGGTCAATATCACTCCACCAATGTTAGATTTAGAAGTAAATAGAATAGTATGGGTCGATATGGAA ATGACAGGTTTAAATGTAGACCAGGACAAAATAATGGAAATTGCCTGTCTTGTAACAGACGCAGATTTAAATATAATTGCTGAAGGACCAGATATTATAATACATCAACCTAATAGTATACTTAATAAAATGGATGCTTGGTGCACGAAACAACATAAGAAG ACAGGTTTGACTGCAGCTTGTCTCAATTCAAAGACCCAACTGGAACAAGCAGAGAGTGAAATTCTTAATTTTGTTAAGAAACATGTCACTGAAAAAATGTCACCCTTGGCAGGAAATAGTGTTTATATGGACCGAATGTTCCTCATTAAAAATATGCCAAGTTTACATAATTATCTACATTATAG atTAATAGACGTTTCTACAGTTAAAGAACTCTGTAGAAGATGGAATTCAGAAGTATACAAAAAAGCTCCTAGCAAACAGTTTACACACAGGGCTTTGAGCGATATAAAAGAAAGTATAGAAGAACTTAAGttttacaaagaaaatttttttaacctagactaa